One window from the genome of Halictus rubicundus isolate RS-2024b chromosome 7, iyHalRubi1_principal, whole genome shotgun sequence encodes:
- the Rbcn-3a gene encoding rabconnectin-3 alpha isoform X2, whose amino-acid sequence MNCHQILSGACNAGDRCYAVGSVEGISFTAYAAGCNIVILASNFERVQIIPGAVHNYIRISCLDCSTDTGKIAAAYENQVCIFEPTPLIHSTCSHQLEYRWVQTGSLQTESNIGSLSWNLEGTRLLTGGELLQLWHQNITPFQEEQFKTVTLCAAAKANLSQTGDTVASRRKENALNVLPDPGAVTFSIGGEADSPAPADSTNGIEPGAWNCVWKCRTATPVHLMSFSPDGTLFATTGFNDRLVKIWFENKQLFSTRNVDHSNVSQSTGSDSYSFVYVAHPRAVTHLSWRKTSKYMPKGSVSNMLVTSCRDNICRVWAETIPPEVEGLANMSQFEGSDRHGHHGKHRHHNMHKHRFMQRLKHMKTCFHIRRHAKQQHQAGHVTAPTLPTLPSTYSVHDFHNNYQGSGHYPGMHFHLAASINAETDIPLVPSLITGDPEREPNFILHWLNNKEMHFTMQAESILQELTRKVVEKEEGLHQQDMEHAEHDFEEEGPLSELSFLYRIDYDTRLDSIRFDTITLSIVEKGVRLQHAQKSGSNVRSMSQEDHSSDEHHTTHTVSSHHSLPHSVHSHQSLSNTTSINSIATDITSSMNHAPDSLDTTIETLLRDWHHNPDLLFSIHPIDGSFLIWHIEWLDEYHPGSFRQAQISFSTRIPNAFPLGDASTMSHNVSMYSHNTGGPLLNIREVAKSSTKTSNDGVEITTPLPSLIEQDEEQSTLTSKAGQELLKNIENTVDTRAGQNATGKEKEGHLETRKTNQETVNDILTHPSPIVSMVSKHSNGTLNLWQLTFADRTKFSQVLSIGHASRASGHRFRVNDITCHPVLPLLVTTSHHNIPECSGSQCRDNDSSENSNNRTGSGFTKASPKDVSPTGFCSELILWRVDTVGPLSKSGGVSELARINSPEISAFSNVAWIPTLLPSTTLGNLSNSPSACFVASDGESLRVYQAVIDARTLLAEVSSSERRSRMMDSMSSLSTDMSSDDGVRQSIHCRIEIVSQQSTARPGCVIKLDAIADATHDWQNTQFLHVFQEQLITGDRNDDKQSGVNTSANDLGLMESTLDAMVDLQQSAIFEEPFYIVVLERTQNGTTVHMWRLIIASQPETTGLSGSMMYVPDSHLVQDEEEEGGTPGRYIYSEGKRSRRPSQTRRDSQGEFDTFFHRRPQNSHVRITTTKACTQELPLPDGVEVVHAAPAAGHLSSSSIYPACFAPYIIVTACSDSTIRFWKCKVTKNPTDEKLCYEWCEWEMLRKDQESTIDITGQPLNISAAYSGRIACAYKYGKSFTRPTKSDPDSRYVNLCVAIYECESTGGSEWILEDTIHLKNIHLPRIAVDQHLDLSYLYDSRFLQKKQRLTQVLQTLSHEDVRSPRNGDNGETTKSTAGLLAVPSFSTLQSLRKSIIENGNTCPLTQKHLVQLDWVSKEDGSHILTVAVGSKIMLFTPVCSDLAQANMKAMKESQSTNRPILRKASSLAQPQFVDEIRWMKLRKIELTTADGLPPLPMQISWVRDGILVVGMDSEMHVYSQWKPNPKNECFHSNLQHQESDEFQASRNLRDEDLRTLAHETSQRRLANVSSMPHLSRVSSINLTMLDAKKKRGIQNENLNFDYMPDYGLFEASRIACPVLPQYHPKQLMELLNSGKIRWVKAILAHLVRCIGSSCPLRTDDENLRQRGGGGGGGGGVGGGGGGGGGGGGGGWSRSRTMSVSYVGTTSPLESRGSTTQIPEELMLDYAEITSISPLPLWTLLIADKETNLMHSHKTEDKQDNYNELFDNNLDEDESLDDMLEEDFDCSRQKDRRSSVPERQGISHFGPRQGRLLSRLLTHTHLPGLSSLDQMHLLALADTVSTCNVDFAERFAIDAAKNAIAKENLTGIPDGTTVSMDSLDDCGLRFLLAMKHYNYLIRCLPLAQRAQFQKQGISSNNLVWAFHSESEEELLGLIPSYAKGQPKWSVLKELGVGWWIRSNTVLKRCVDKIAKAAYQEKQEPLDAALYYLAMKKKSLVWGLFRNKRDDRMTGFFSNNFTEDRWRKAALKNAFALLGKQRFEHAAAFFLLASALKDAIDVCLHKLNDIQLAMVIARLYEDDTTSPNMRRLLYEEILGCDKEGQNQDMNKAHPDPFLRSMALWILKDYTGSLNTLLLTNVGTLHPQYDDESEKPEGATANPNVFNFYVYLRTHPLLIRQYIASTAQDKKKGHSVVISGFSYGADTKTQPDKQLTLEDSITPLERQLYFTTAHAHFKAGCPALALEVLSKLPSKVMDTNCEDSPSLLNSPIKARKQDSQIDTGIISWDHQPEKTNESAGLFDWSEPASRKTDDELVLNWDDAAETNDPDSPPLSMKLDGKEADDKLPEKEEKNGKTSGQLDIMAQQLKFVACLKILMEELSTLATGFEVDGGQLRYQLYVWLEREVDALRQLCSYSINSDGDTYNVSEYEGGSMVDDIQSHSRPGEQPTLHEILVADKLDFEAKVQRAVRRKKWLKANETLLRTLLSYCSLHGASGGGLASVRMELVLLLQELQQEKTQQQLLSPLPFPTTLPLLSASVACNKTVVADPVRHLQSLAHDMLQTLVELRKPPMPTRNTHYSEVFIMRDLAVALSACIYQSLCDSDTFVMKHHQPDSFPAVAEVETFSGGHLVASNRQHRRYSTDDGVCINTTPSKWPGVTNLRSLLAREKDEDTPKLNILLCEAFVATYMSLFVYALWSCDSHILFRLVGQCFDNSTWSCLFGGGVKKLLRVASTTSQACGTGTGAGTVEKSSDGASTESQSTAGAVWNTMTSLTKQRVKLNMKLLGQFTGQQPNMKEDKPTYREQFVPPQMSMISYFLMKPHIDSEYADEIDYDSSDSAVSDLDSSEDEEDVFDTNSKPKIKPKDNTEHSNPNSHSWCVMRLAIVKILQRQLQDFLNVAGIEMQELPVSSPLTHGTLAVVAQWQETLREELDNKGPPPINYIPGCAPDPTPTPGKPAIHKYRSLLEKGNTPFNTRLASAAPANRLWCFLIRQELVQDIFIRAVFGKRRSLSSILESNHSAMDHLNRGTTTEDKGSDSGTTSLPEPVRIIHKEQDSISAFCLNQVNPGLMALATPREVQEMNISLLLELPSWLEDECEFDLINLNKQPEPEAVQPTSFLVIQTAADRPMLAQSPQTNSPQPQSGIASQSGRGASVMKGMPAFPGSHDLRFCQFVADRSKHLLQPILKHRIDGIRRISSHPLLPLYLTGSQDGSVSLWEWGHQTAVATPRQPGTFAKVTRVRFSQHGNKFGVADSDGHLSLFQVACREGTSRPFFNYQCHSKVTADFVFLGACSLIATAGHGSEGRNVALWDTLLPQNKSLIQGFTCHDQGASSLILAPQHQLLISGGKKGDITIFDVRQRQQRHRFQAHESAIKCLALDPHEEFFVSGAGDGDIKIWGLTVHSLLYSFPGEHPRSSFFKNIGQGVTQLHVDSAGRLFSCGADGSMKVRQLPERDCVVHTLY is encoded by the exons CAATTGGAATATCGATGGGTACAAACTGGAAGTTTACAAACGGAATCAAACATCGGTTCTCTATCGTGGAATTTAGAAGGGACAAGGCTATTAACCGGAGGAGAACTTTTACAATTATGGCATCAAAATATAACCCCTTTTCAGGAAGAGCAAT TCAAAACAGTAACGTTGTGCGCAGCGGCAAAGGCGAATTTGTCGCAAACAGGAGATACCGTTGCGTCCAGACGAAAAGAAAATGCTCTGAACGTTCTTCCAGACC CTGGCGCGGTTACTTTTTCCATTGGCGGAGAAGCGGACAGTCCTGCGCCCGCAGATTCGACCAATGGGATCGAACCAGGGGCTTGGAATTGCGTTTGGAAGTGTCGCACAGCCACGCCGGTGCATCTGATGAGTTTCAGTCCGGATGGCACGTTATTCGCGACCACAGGATTTAACGATAGATTAGTTAAAATTTGGTTCGAGAACAAACAAT TATTTTCAACGAGGAACGTGGATCATTCGAATGTCTCGCAATCTACAGGCAGCGATAGTTACAGCTTCGTTTATGTTGCTCATCCGCGTGCAGTCACACACTTATCTTGGCGCAAGACCAGCAAATACATGCCAAA AGGTTCCGTTTCCAACATGCTGGTCACATCCTGTAGAGACAATATTTGCCGAGTATGGGCTGAAACGATTCCACCGGAGGTCGAAGGTTTAGCTAATATGAGCCAGTTCGAAGGTTCCGACAGGCATGGTCATCATGGTAAACATCGACATCACAATATGCACAAACACCGATTCATGCAGCGACTGAAACACATGAA AACATGTTTTCATATCCGTCGACACGCAAAGCAACAACATCAGGCGGGTCACGTCACAGCTCCAACCTTACCAACTTTGCCGTCGACGTATTCCGTGCACGACTTCCACAATAATTATCAAGGTTCTGGTCACTATCCAGGAATGCATTTCCACTTGGCAGCTAGTATCAACGCGGAAACTG ACATACCGTTAGTACCAAGTTTGATTACCGGAGACCCAGAGAGAGAACCAAATTTTATTCTGCACTGGTTGAACAACAAGGAAATGCACTTTACGATGCAAGCGGAAAGTATTTTGCAAGAACTGACTCGTAAAGTGGTAGAAAAAGAGGAGGGACTGCATCAGCAGGATATGGAGCACGCGGAGCACGATTTCGAAGAGGAAGGTCCCTTGAGTGAGCTTTCTTTTTTGTACCGTATCGATTATGACACCAGGCTTgactcgattcgattcgatacCATCACTTTGTCTATCGTAGAAAAGGGAGTACGATTGCAACACGCCCAAAAATCAGGGAGCAATGTCCGATCGATGAGCCAAGAGGATCATAGCAGCGACGAACATCACACGACTCATACTGTTTCATCGCATCACAGTTTACCGCACAGCGTGCATTCGCATCAAAGTCTTAG TAATACCACGTCTATCAACTCGATCGCAACGGATATAACGTCTTCGATGAATCATGCGCCGGATTCTTTAGACACCACGATAGAAACGTTACTGCGGGATTGGCATCATAATCCGGATCTACTTTTCTCGATTCATCCTATCGATGGAAGTTTTTTGATTTGGCACATCGAATGGTTGGACGAATACCATCCAGGATCGTTTCGACAAGCGCAAATATCGTTCTCGACGCGAATACCTAATGCGTTTCCGCTCGGCGATGCTTCGACGATGAGTCACAATGTATCGATGTATTCTCACAACACCGGCGGTCCTCTGTTAAATATCCGTGAAGTAGCAAAGTCGTCGACGAAGACGTCCAACGACG GTGTTGAAATCACTACGCCGTTACCGAGTCTGATCGAACAAGACGAAGAACAGTCGACGCTAACCTCGAAAGCCGGTCAAGAactgttaaaaaatattgaaaataccgTCGACACGCGGGCTGGTCAGAATGCGACgggaaaagagaaagaaggaCATCTGGAAACTCGTAAAACGAATCAAGAAACGGTCAACGATATATTAACGCATCCCAGCCCGATCGTCTCCATGGTGTCGAAACATTCGAACGGTACATTGAATTTGTGGCAACTAACGTTTGCCGATAGAACGAAATTTTCCCAG GTATTGAGCATTGGACATGCCTCGAGGGCGTCGGGACATCGGTTTCGAGTAAACGATATCACGTGTCATCCGGTGTTACCGTTGCTGGTGACAACGTCGCatcacaatataccagaatgttccgGGTCTCAATGCCGTGACAACGATTCGAGTGAAAACTCGAATAACAGAACGGGCTCCGGATTCACCAAGGCATCCCCAAAAGATGTGTCTCCCACT GGATTTTGCAGCGAGTTAATACTTTGGCGAGTGGACACGGTTGGACCTTTGTCGAAGAGCGGCGGAGTCTCGGAATTGGCACGTATCAACTCTCCCGAGATTTCGGCGTTCAGCAACGTGGCTTGGATCCCGACGTTACTACCGAGCACTACCTTGGGCAATTTGTCGAATTCTCCGAGCGCGTGTTTCGTTGCCAGCGACGGGGAAAGTTTGAGAGTTTATCAAGCCGTTATCGATGCTAGAACGCTCCTGGCAGAAGTGTCGAGCAGCGAAAGGCGAAGCAGAATGATG GATTCGATGTCGAGCCTCTCGACGGACATGTCGTCCGACGATGGTGTCAGACAGTCCATTCACTGCAGGATAGAGATAGTGTCGCAACAATCAACAGCAAGACCCGGTTGCGTGATCAAGTTGGATGCCATCGCCGACGCAACGCAC GACTGGCAAAACACACAGTTCCTGCACGTATTTCAAGAACAGTTGATCACAGGGGATAGAAACGACGACAAACAGTCTGGCGTGAATACGTCTGCGAACGATTTAGGTTTGATGGAGTCTACCTTGGACGCCATGGTAGATTTACAGCAGTCGGCAATCTTCGAAGAACCGTTCTACATTGTGGTTTTAGAAAGAACGCAAAATGGTACAACGGTGCACATGTGGCGGTTGATTATAGCCTCTCAGCCGGAGACCACCG GGCTGTCAGGATCTATGATGTACGTTCCGGATTCTCATTTGGTGcaagacgaagaagaggagGGAGGTACGCCCGGGCGATATATTTACTCGGAGGGTAAACGATCTCGCAGACCGAGCCAAACGCGTCGCGATAGTCAAGGTGAATTCGATACATTTTTCCACAGACGACCACAAAATAGTCACGTTCGTATCACAACCACGAAAGCTTGTACGCAGGAATTACCGTTGCCGGACGGTGTCGAG GTGGTACACGCGGCGCCAGCAGCTGGCCATTTGAGCAGCTCTTCCATATACCCAGCTTGCTTCGCACCGTACATTATAGTGACAGCGTGCAGCGACAGCACGATACGCTTCTGGAAATGTAAAGTGACAAAGAATCCAACGGACGAGAAGCTCTGTTACGAATGGTGCGAGTGGGAAATGTTGCGAAAGGATCAGGAATCGACGATCGACATTACAG GACAACCGTTGAACATAAGCGCCGCGTACAGCGGACGGATCGCGTGCGCGTACAAGTACGGCAAGTCGTTCACTCGACCGACAAAAAGCGATCCCGACTCGCGTTACGTGAACCTGTGCGTGGCCATTTACGAGTGCGAAAGCACCGGTGGCAGCGAGTGGATCCTAGAGGACACGATACACTTGAAGAACATACATTTGCCGAGAATCGCCGTGGACCAGCATTTGGATCTCAGTTACCTTTATGACAGTagatttttgcaaaagaaacaGAGGCTCACCCAAGTGTTGCAAACGCTCAGTCACGAAGACGTGCGATCGCCGAGGAACGGCGACAATGGCGAAACCACGAAATCGACTGCGG GTTTGCTGGCTGTTCCTTCGTTCAGTACACTTCAGTCACTGCGAAAGTCGATCATAGAGAATGGCAACACCTGCCCGCTCACGCAGAAGCATTTGGTGCAGTTGGACTGGGTATCGAAGGAGGATGGTTCGCATATCTTGACGGTTGCCGTTGGATCGAAGATTATGTTGTTCACACCGGTCTGCTCGGATCTCGCGCAAGCCAACATGAAAGCGATGAAAGAGTCGCAGAGCACCAACCGACCGATATTGAGGAAGGCGTCGTCGTTGGCACAACCGCAATTCGTCGACGAGATCCGGTGGATGAAACTACGAAAAATCGAGCTGACCACGGCGGACGGGCTTCCGCCGTTGCCTATGCAAATATCTTGGGTGAGGGACGGGATTTTGGTTGTCGGCATGGATTCTGAGATGCACGTTTACTCGCAGTGGAAACCGAATCCGAAGAACGAGTGTTTCCACTCGAATCTGCAGCACCAAGAATCGGACGAGTTTCAAGCGAGCCGGAATCTACGGGACGAAGATCTGCGAACGTTGGCGCACGAAACGTCGCAGAGACGACTGGCGAACGTGTCGTCGATGCCGCATCTTTCTCGCGTCAGCAGCATCAACTTGACGATGCTGGACGCGAAGAAGAAACGGGGAATACAAAACGAGAATTTGAACTTCGATTATATGCCGGACTACGGTTTGTTCGAGGCATCGCGAATCGCTTGCCCGGTGTTGCCGCAGTATCATCCGAAACAGTTGATGGAATTGCTGAACTCGGGAAAGATCCGGTGGGTGAAAGCTATACTGGCACATTTGGTCAGATGCATAGGAAGTTCCTGTCCGTTGCGGACGGACGACGAGAATTTGAGGCAGCgaggcggtggcggtggcggtggcggcggcgtcggtggcggcggcggtggaggtggaggtggtggAGGCGGCGGATGGTCCCGATCGAGGACCATGTCGGTCAGTTACGTGGGCACCACTTCTCCTCTGGAGTCGAGAGGTTCGACCACGCAGATTCCGGAGGAGCTAATGCTGGATTACGCGGAGATAACCTCGATATCGCCGTTGCCCCTCTGGACGTTGTTGATCGCGGACAAAGAGACCAACCTGATGCATTCCCACAAGACGGAGGACAAACAAGACAATTATAACGAGTTGTTCGACAACAACCTGGACGAAGACGAGTCGTTGGACGACATGTTGGAGGAAGATTTCGACTGTTCGCGGCAGAAGGACAGGCGTTCCTCGGTCCCGGAGCGGCAAGGAATATCGCATTTCGGGCCGAGGCAAGGTAGATTACTCTCGCGGTTGTTGACGCACACCCATTTGCCCGGCCTCTCGAGTCTCGATCAGATGCATCTGCTCGCTCTGGCCGACACCGTGTCGACTTGCAACGTCGATTTCGCGGAACGGTTCGCGATAGACGCCGCAAAGAATGCGATCGCGAAGGAAAACTTGACCGGCATTCCCGACGGAACGACCGTCTCGATGGACTCGTTGGACGATTGCGGCCTCCGATTCTTATTGGCCATGAAGCATTACAATTACTTGATTCGTTGCCTTCCGCTCGCTCAACGTGCGCAATTCCAGAAACAAGGAATATCCTCGAACAACCTCGTCTGGGCGTTTCACTCCGAATCCGAGGAGGAATTGCTCGGCTTGATACCTTCTTACGCGAAAGGCCAGCCAAAGTGGAGCGTGTTGAAGGAGCTCGGCGTGGGTTGGTGGATCAGGAGCAACACCGTGTTGAAACGGTGCGTCGATAAGATCGCCAAAGCGGCTTACCAAGAGAAACAGGAGCCGCTCGATGCCGCGCTCTATTACCTCGCCATGAAAAAGAAGAGTCTGGTCTGGGGACTTTTCCGAAACAAGAGAGACGACAGGATGACCGGCTTTTTCTCGAACAATTTCACGGAGGATCGTTGGAGGAAGGCAGCCCTGAAGAACGCTTTCGCTTTGCTCGGTAAACAGAGATTCGAACACGCCGCAGCATTTTTCCTTTTAGCAAGCGCGCTCAAGGACGCTATCGACGTTTGTTTGCACAAATTGAACGACATTCAGCTGGCCATGGTCATCGCTCGGCTCTACGAGGACGACACCACTTCTCCGAACATGAGAAGATTGCTCTACGAAGAGATTTTAGGTTGCGACAAGGAGGGACAAAATCAAGACATGAACAAAGCTCATCCGGACCCGTTCCTGCGTAGCATGGCGCTGTGGATCCTCAAGGATTACACAGGATCGTTGAACACGTTGCTCTTGACGAACGTCGGAACCTTGCATCCGCAGTACGACGACGAATCCGAGAAACCTGAAGGCGCAACAG CAAATCCAAATGTTTTCAACTTTTACGTCTACCTTCGAACGCACCCGTTGCTGATCAGACAGTACATTGCATCGACCGCGCAGGACAAGAAGAAAGGACATTCGGTGGTGATATCCGGATTTAGTTACGGCGCTGACACCAAAACCCAGCCTGACAAGCAACTGACCTTGGAAGACAGTATCACCCCGTTGGAAAGACAGCTGTACTTTACAACGGCCCACGCACACTTCAAAGCAGGTTGCCCCGCTCTTGCCCTCGAAGTACTGTCCAAGTTACCCAGCAAAGTAATGGACACCAATTGCGAGGATTCGCCTA GTCTATTGAACAGCCCGATCAAGGCTCGAAAACAGGATTCTCAAATAGACACGGGTATCATTAGCTGGGACCACCAACCGGAGAAGACCAACGAGAGTGCAG GTTTGTTCGACTGGTCCGAACCCGCGAGCCGGAAAACCGATGACGAATTGGTGTTGAACTGGGACGACGCGGCTGAAACCAACGATCCCGATAGTCCCCCTTTGAGCATGAAACTAGACGGAAAGGAGGCCGACGACAAACTGCCAGAGAAAGAGG agaaaaatggaaaaacgtCGGGTCAGTTGGATATTATGGCGCAGCAATTGAAATTTGTCGCCTGTCTGAAAATTCTGATGGAAGAATTGTCAACGTTGGCAACGGGTTTCGAAGTGGACGGAGGACAACTTCGATATCAACTGTACGTGTGGCTCGAACGAGAAGTTGACGCCCTCAGACAGCTTTGCAGTTACAGCATCAACTCGGACGGAGACACGTACAATGTCTCGGAAT ACGAGGGAGGAAGTATGGTGGATGACATACAATCGCACAGCAGGCCTGGTGAACAGCCGACGTTGCATGAGATACTGGTTGCCGACAAATTAGATTTCGAAGCGAAAGTGCAGAGAGCCGTGCGGAGAAAGAAATGGTTGAAAG CGAACGAAACTCTTTTGCGGACGTTGCTTTCCTATTGTTCTTTGCATGGAGCATCGGGTGGAGGTTTGGCGTCGGTAAGAATGGAACTCGTCCTTTTACTGCAAGAACTGCAACAAGAAAAGACGCAACAACAACTGCTCAGTCCTCTGCCATTCCCCACAACACTGCCTCTGCTGAGCGCCAGCGTGGCTTGCAACAAAACCGTTGTAGCAGATCCGGTCAGACACTTGCAG TCGCTCGCCCACGACATGTTACAAACGTTGGTAGAATTACGAAAACCGCCAATGCCGACGAGAAATACACACTACAGCGAAGTATTTATAATGAGGGATTTAGCGGTTGCTCTGAGCGCTTGTATCTATCAGTCGCTCTGCGATTCCGACACGTTCGTCATGAAACATCACCAACCGGACAG TTTCCCAGCTGTCGCCGAAGTGGAAACGTTTTCCGGTGGGCACTTGGTTGCCTCGAATCGACAGCATCGACGATACTCGACGGACGATGGCGTGTGCATCAACACGACACCCTCCAAGTGGCCGGGCGTGACGAACTTGCGGTCCTTACTAGCCCGCGAGAAAGACGAGGACACGCCGAAGTTGAACATTCTTCTCTGCGAAGCTTTCGTGGCAACCTACATGAGCTTGTTCGTTTACGCTCTATGGAGTTGCGACAGCCACATACTTTTCAGGCTCGTGGGACAATGTTTCGACAACAGCACTTGGTCTTGTCTCTTCGGAGGTGGTGTCAAAAAATTACTGCGAGTCGCGAGCACGACCAGTCAG GCTTGTGGAACGGGAACAGGAGCAGGAACGGTGGAAAAATCTAGCGATGGTGCCTCCACCGAATCGCAAAGCACCGCTGGAGCTGTATGGAATACCATGACGTCGTTGACGAAGCAACGAGTAAAGTTGAATATGAAACTATTGGGTCAGTTCACCGGCCAGCAACCAAACATGAAAGAGGACAAGCCCACTTACAGAGAACAGTTTGTGCCGCCCCAAATGAGCATGATTTCATACTTTTTAATGAAG CCGCACATAGATAGCGAATACGCGGACGAGATCGATTACGATTCGTCCGACTCGGCCGTGTCGGATTTGGATTCGTCCGAAGACGAAGAGGACGTGTTCGACACCAATTCGAAGCCAAAGATCAAGCCAAAGGACAATACGGAGCACTCGAATCCGAACTCGCACAGTTGGTGCGTTATGCGATTAGCTATAGTGAAGATACTGCAAAGGCAGCTTCAGGACTTCTTGAACGTCGCTGGCATAGAGATGCAAG AATTGCCCGTTAGCAGCCCGTTGACGCACGGAACGTTGGCGGTGGTAGCCCAGTGGCAGGAAACGTTGCGCGAAGAGTTAGACAACAAGGGACCACCACCGATCAATTACATTCCTGGGTGTGCACCCGACCCGACGCCTACCCCAGGAAAACCGGCGATACACAAGTATCGATCGTTGCTAGAGAAAGGCAATACACCGTTCAA CACGCGTTTGGCATCGGCAGCTCCGGCCAATCGACTCTGGTGTTTCTTGATCAGGCAAGAACTGGTACAGGATATATTCATACGAGCCGTATTCGGAAAACGACGATCGCTGTCGTCGATACTGGAGAGCAATCACAGCGCGATGGATCATTTGAATCGTGGGACTACAACGGAAGACAAGGGTAGCGACAGCGGAACTACGAGCTTACCCGAGCCCGTCCGTATCATTCACAAGGAACAGGATAGCATCAGCGCTTTTTGTCTGAATCAG GTGAATCCAGGTCTAATGGCGTTGGCTACGCCGCGCGAAGTTCAAGAGATGAATATATCGCTGTTGCTCGAGCTGCCGTCGTGGTTGGAAGACGAATGCGAATTCGATCTGATCAATCTGAATAAACAACCGGAGCCAGAAGCGGTGCAACCAACCAGTTTCTTGGTTATTCAG ACCGCAGCGGATCGACCTATGCTCGCTCAAAGTCCACAGACCAACAGCCCTCAACCCCAGTCCGGCATCGCTAGTCAGAGCGGAAGAGGAGCCAGCGTG ATGAAGGGGATGCCCGCTTTTCCTGGCTCCCACGACCTGCGTTTCTGTCAGTTTGTTGCCGATAGAAGCAAACACTTGTTGCAGCCG ATCTTGAAGCATAGAATCGACGGAATTAGGAGAATCTCGTCGCATCCACTTTTGCCGTTGT ACCTGACTGGTTCGCAAGATGGATCGGTTTCGCTTTGGGAATGGGGACATCAGACCGCTGTGGCCACTCCAAGACAACCGGGAACCTTTGCGAAAGTGACGCGCGTGCGATTCTCGCAGCATGGGAATAAGTTTGGCGTCGCCGACTCTGACGGACATCTCAGCCTCTTTCAAGTAGCCTGCAGAGAAGGAACTTCTCGTCCCTTTTTC AACTATCAGTGCCATAGCAAAGTAACAGCAGATTTTGTCTTCCTCGGCGCGTGCAGTTTAATAGCGACTGCCGGCCATGGTTCCGAAGGACGTAACGTTGCACTTTGGGACACTCTACTTCCGCAAAATAAATCTTTGATTCAAG GGTTTACGTGTCACGACCAAGGAGCCAGTTCGTTGATACTCGCTCCCCAACATCAGCTATTGATCAGTGGTGGAAAAAAGGGTGACATTACCATATTTGACGTTCGACAGCGGCAACAACGTCACCGTTTCCAGGCCCACGAGTCGGCCATCAAGTGTTTGGCCCTTGATCCACACGAAGAATTTTTTGTGAGCGGAGCAGGAGATGGTGACATCAAG ATATGGGGTTTGACCGTTCACTCTCTGCTTTATTCTTTCCCCGGAGAACATCCTCGATCTagctttttcaaaaatattggaCAA GGCGTGACGCAGTTGCACGTTGATTCCGCGGGACGTTTGTTTTCCTGTGGCGCGGATGGTTCTATGAAAGTTCGCCAGTTGCCGGAACGAGATTGTGTTGTGCACACTTTATATTAG